A window from Citrus sinensis cultivar Valencia sweet orange chromosome 3, DVS_A1.0, whole genome shotgun sequence encodes these proteins:
- the LOC127900970 gene encoding uncharacterized protein LOC127900970, giving the protein MGVASRNFRCELATEFVLPNKDDRKSLRLPPIEYPSIKKEDWKLFVDKVLSEQFQEKSKKAKDKRAKNVYNHRLGSTGYGGMLYRKVSVVIWSNYSNISNLMRII; this is encoded by the exons ATGGGGGTTGCATCAAGAAACTTTCGTTGTGAACTGGCAACTGAATTCGTTCTACCTAACAAGGACGATCGAAAGTCACTAAGGTTGCCTCCTATTGAATATCCaagcattaaaaaagaagattggAAACTTTTTGTTGACAAAGTTTTGTCTGAACAATTTCAG GAAAAAAGTAAGAaggcaaaagacaaaagagcaAAGAATGTCTACAACCATCGCTTGGGTAGCACAGGATATGGTGGCATGTTGTATAGAAAAGTAAGTGTGGTAATATGGAGTAATTACAGTAACATAAGTAATCTAATGCgtataatataa
- the LOC127900638 gene encoding uncharacterized protein LOC127900638, producing the protein MDRSWITCDRLSVEYRSGVADFLDFAILNAENRMSIRCPCTFCCNMEFHTPQQVKDHLFEKGFLPRYIVWTWHGETDSKSTFTNCEDHSHGQRFRCHDYSNIIDMVEDAYEHCDRDPSSFKDMLEDAEKPLYLGAKHSKLSSLMRLYNVKGNYGWSDKGFSALLEVLADILPNNNTLPMSMYEVKKTMKVLGLEYEKIHACPNDCILYRNEFADLAKCPNCGASRYQKKKDSSTKFRKGVPKKVLWYFPPIPRLKRLFQSPQTAQNLTWHANKRIRDGKLRHPADSPAWQLIDNKWPKFAQEPRNLCLALSTDGVNPHSTLSTTYSCWPVILITYNLPPWLCMKRKFLMLSLLISGPKQPGNDLDVYLAPLIEDLKTLWDVGIDVYDSYRKETFNLRAVLMWTISDFPAYGNLSGCTVKGYYACPICGIDTCACWLPHSRKMSYMGHRRFLPLGHLFRKLKKIFNGKQEWNEPPKTLSGEEIFNMVEDIDIKFGKKKAKKRKHDGGGGGGGKTKDGINARKDLESLKIRGKLVPDETNKKNKVLPPAPYTLSKKEKKQFCETLLSVKVPDGYSSNVQNLVSMDDCRLQGLKSHDCHTLMQQFLPLAIRNCLPINVRTAIIRMCFFFNTLCCKVVDPNTLDQLQEELVITLCLLQQYFPPSFFDIMIHLTVHLVEQVRLCGPVYLRWMYPFERQMKTLKDYVRNRYRPEGCIVESYIAEEALAFCAEYLSNCDVIGLPTGCPTDLSIEKPLGGANIKVVDDPLLAQAHRCVLMNTPEIQIYIEEHMHYLASRNPYKAKTNLWLQNEHIRTFSGWLQAKVAHDKANNVPIDEIVCWLANKPRSSVVTFSSYEINGFNFTTRDWDCNRVTQNSGVRVVANTLQISSSKDKSPHFGDMTFYGVIDEIWQLDYLMVKKTLFKCDWVDDRGVCTDNLRFTVVDLNRIGYKSDCFILACHAKQVFYVKDQLENNKSIVCSVTDKAYKLNGERCEDVDVFSPLSNKLPVCELDEKDDEGIYDRKDCDAIPIDIDLENQ; encoded by the exons atggaCAGAAGTTGGATAACTTGTGATAGATTGTCTGTAGAGTATCGTTCTGGAGTTGCTGATTTCTTAGATTTTGCCATTTTGAATGCTGAAAATCGAATGTCAATTAGATGTCCTTGCACCTTTTGTTGTAATATGGAGTTTCATACTCCTCAACAAGTGAAGgatcatttatttgaaaaaggtTTTCTCCCAAGATATATTGTTTGGACTTGGCATGGTGAGACTGACTCTAAATCTACATTTACAAACTGTGAAGACCATTCACATGGTCAAAGATTTAGATGTCATGATTACAGTAATATAATTGACATGGTCGAAGATGCTTACGAGCATTGTGATAGAGATCCTAGTTCTTTTAAGGATATGCTTGAAGATGCTGAAAAGCCTTTGTACCTGGGTGCAAAACATTCAAAGTTATCTAGTTTAATGAGACTTTACAATGTGAAAGGGAACTATGGGTGGTCCGATAAAGGGTTTTCTGCTTTGTTAGAAGTCCTTGCTGATAttttgccaaataataatactctACCTATGTCAATGTACGAGGTTAAGAAAACAATGAAAGTGCTAGGCTTAGAGTATGAAAAAATACATGCATGTCCAAATGACTGCATTTTGTATAGGAATGAATTTGCTGATCTTGCTAAATGCCCAAATTGTGGAGCATCTAggtatcaaaaaaaaaaagatagctCAACAAAATTTAGGAAAGGGGTTCCTAAAAAGGTATTATGGTATTTTCCACCTATTCCTAGGTTGAAAAGATTGTTTCAATCACCACAAACagctcaaaatttaacatggcatgctaataaaagaattagagatggcaaacTTCGCCACCCAGCAGACTCACCAGCCTGGCAACTAATTGACAATAAGTGGCCAAAATTTGCACAAGAACCTAGAAATCTCTGTTTAGCTCTCTCAACTGATGGGGTTAACCCACATAGTACACTTAGCACTACTTATAGTTGTTGGCCtgttatattaataacatataatcttcctccatggttgtgtatgaagAGAAAGTTTTTGATGTTGTCACTTTTGATATCTGGCCCTAAACAACCTGGAAATGATCTAGATGTATACCTAGCACCTTTGATTGAGGACTTAAAAACTCTATGGGATGTAGGTATTGATGTTTATGATTCTTATAGAAAAGAAACCTTTAATTTACGGGCTGTCTTGATGTGGACAATTAGTGACTTTCCAGCATACGGAAACCTCTCTGGTTGTACTGTTAAGGGCTATTATGCTTGCCCAATTTGTGGGATAGACACTTGTGCATGTTGGCTGCCACATAGTAGGAAAATGTCATATATGGGCCATCGCCGCTTTCTACCACTCGGTCACCTATTTCGGAAActgaaaaagatttttaatgGGAAGCAAGAGTGGAATGAGCCTCCTAAAACTTTGTCTGGTGAGGAAATCTTTAATATGGTGGAagatatagatattaagtTCGGGAAAAAGAAGGCCAAAAAGCGGAAACATGATggcggtggtggtggtggtg GCAAAACAAAAGATGGGATTAATGCTAGAAAAGATCTTGAGTCTTTGAAGATCAGGGGAAAACTAGTTCctgatgaaacaaacaaaaaaaacaaagtccTACCTCCAGCTCCTTATACTttgagtaaaaaagaaaaaaaacagtttTGTGAAACCTTGCTGAGTGTGAAAGTCCCTGATGGGTATTCGTCCAATGTCCAAAACCTTGTTTCAATGGATGATTGTCGGCTTCAAGGCCTTAAGTCCCATGACTGTCATACTTTGATGCAACAATTTCTACCACTAGCCATTCGAAACTGTTTGCCTATAAATGTGAGAACGGCCATAATCAGGAtgtgcttcttttttaatacattgTGCTGTAAAGTGGTAGATCCTAATACTCTTGACCAATTGCAAGAGGAACTTGTAATCACTTTATGCTTACTGCAGCAGTACTTCCCACCTAgcttttttgacataatgatCCATTTAACAGTCCACTTAGTTGAACAAGTTAGGTTATGTGGGCCTGTTTATCTTCGATGGATGTATCCTTTTGAGAGACAAATGAAAACTCTCAAGGATTATGTTCGTAATCGCTACCGCCCTGAGGGTTGTATTGTAGAAAGTTATATTGCAGAAGAAGCACTTGCATTTTGTGCTGAGTACCTCTCAAATTGTGATGTTATTGGGCTGCCTACTGGTTGTCCAACTGATTTATCTATCGAAAAGCCTTTGGGAGGTGCAAACATAAAGGTGGTTGATGATCCTTTGTTGGCACAAGCACACCGGTGTGTTCTAATGAACACCCCTGAAATCCAAATATATATCGA GGAGCATATGCATTATTTGGCATCAAGAAACCCCTATAAGGCAAAAACAAATCTGTGGTTGCAAAATGAACACATACGAACATTTTCTGGTTGGTTACAAGCAAAG gtGGCACATGATAAAGCAAATAATGTGCCGATTGACGAAATAGTGTGCTGGTTAGCAAACAAACCACGCTCAAGCGTGGTGACCTTCTCTAGCTACGAGATAAATGGCTTCAATTTTACAACGAGGGACTGGGACTGTAATCGTGTGACCCAAAATAGTGGTGTTAGGGTTGTTGCTAACACTCTACAGATTTCAAGctcaaaagataaaagtcCTCATTTTGGAGACATGACGTTTTATGGAGTCATTGATGAGATTTGGCAGCTTGATTATCTAATGGTTAAAAaaacacttttcaagtgtgATTGGGTAGATGATAGAGGGGTTTGCACTGACAATTTACGTTTCACTGTAGTTGATTTAAATCGGATTGGCTATAAATCTGATTGCTTTATTCTGGCTTGTCATGCAAAgcaagtattttatgtaaagGACCAGCTagagaataataaatcaatagttTGTTCAGTGACCGACAAAGCTTATAAGTTAAATGGGGAAAGATGTGAAGACGTGGATGTATTTTCTCCATTATCTAACAAACTTCCAGTATGTGAGTTGGATGAGAAAGATGATGAAGGAATTTATGACAGAAAAGATTGTGATGCTATTCCAATAGATATTGATTTAGAAAATCAGTGA